AAGTTTTTACATTCTTTGCCATTGTAGTCAGCCTCTTTCCCCACGGGTCATCGGCATTTATGAGAGCATGCTCATACTCGTATTCTGTAAAGAGCCTCGCCTTTGCAAGAAAGTAGTTTTCCATGGTGTGGTGGTAGTCAAGATGGTCCTGACTGAGGTTTGTGAAGGCTACCATGTAAAAGCGTGTGCCCCAGACCCTTTTCTGGTCAAGGGCGTGAGAGGACACTTCACAGACCACTGCCTGAGCACCATCCTCTTTCATTGCCCTGAGGGTTGAGTGCCACTTAACTGGGTCTGGCGTTGTTCTGCCCTCATACTCGTATATCCTTTCGCCAAGCCTATAGTATATGGTTCCCATAAGCCCGGTTTTTATGCCTGCTCTGCTAAGGATGGACTCCACTACATGGGTGCTGGTGGTTTTGCCGTTGGTGCCTGTAATGCCTATGACCCTGAGCTCCTCTGAGGGTTTACCATAAAAGAGGCCTGCCAGCTCCGCAAGGGCTCTTCTGGTGTCTTTGACCTTCAGTATGCGAGGGTCCGAAAGGTCTACATCCCTCTCCACCAGCACCCACAGGGCACCCCTCTGGAGAGCCTCTTCAACAAAGTGGTGCCCGTCCGCCTGCGTGCCTTTTATGGCGACAAAGATGTAGCCCGGCTTGACTTCTTTGGAGTTTGAGGTTATGCCTTTTGATTCAGATAGTAATTCCTTAAGGTTCATTTCTTGGTTGAATGCTTGCAAAACATTTTAGCATAGTAGAGTTCTCTTTCGTCAGCCACGGTTCTGAAAAGAGGATAAGAAGCTACTTTTCAGTTATCGTCTCTTCCACCTTCATTCCAAAATGCCTTCCTGCCTCTTCTATGTATCCCAGCACTTCGTCTCCCTCTTTAAGCTCCGCCACCGATAGGGGGGTGCCGTCAGGTCTTGTGAGCCTTATGGTCTCTGCGTTCTGAAGCACTGCACTGACCTTCTTGTTTTCAAACTTCCCTTCCACGAGGAGCATGGGACGCCTTTCTACCTTTGCCCTGCCCACATACACGAGCCTTCCCCTTCCCGTGTAGTCGTAGACCATCACCGGGTCTCCAGCGGAGAGCTCGCACAGATACTTTGTTCTGTTTTCAGGCACCCTTATGTACATGTGGACTGCCCCTGCGTTTACTCTAAAAGGTCTGGATGCCACGTAGGGGTTCTCTTCGGTCTCTGCGTGCACCAAAAACATGCCAGCAGAGGAGTTGCCCACCAGCATACCCTCTCCCCGGCTGAGCATAGAGGTGGTATCCACGCACACCCTGTCTCCAAGACCAAGAGGCAGGATTCTGGTAATTCTGACCACCACCATCGGAAGCCTCTCTTCCTCCTCTTCCAGCACCTTGCCAACCCTCTTTATGGTGTTTATGTCTTTAGTTTTCAGCACTATGCCCTTTACGCCCTTTTCCAGCACCTTTACGGCAAGCCTTGCCTCCTCTTCGTTTTTTACCACCGCATAGAGCTCTTCCCTCTGGGCTATGAGGTTCTCAAGGGGTATGATGGTCCAGTCAGTGGTTTCCACTATGACCTTCATATGGGGTGGAAACTTTGCGGCCCTTTCTTCGTCCTCTTTGCCCCTTATGAGCACATAAGCGTAGTCCCTGCCCTCTATGAGGTCCGCCCCCTCTGCAGATGCCACCTGCACCCTTCCCAGAGCCTTCACTTCCTGCACCCTTGAGGGGTCAGAGAGGAGTATAACACCTGCCCCGGACTCAAGGGCTGTGGTTATGAGCTTTTTGTCAAATTCCTCCGCCCAGTACCAGAAGTCTTTCATAAGAAAATTATAACCCTACTTTTTCTGCACCTTTCTGTTCTGCCCTTCTCTCTGCAGATTATCATTAACTGGCTAACTCTATTCCTTCTGACATCCATGGGCTGTGGAGCTGAGAAGCTCCATTATCTTCTCCACCACCTCCTGTGGGCTCAGCCCCGTGGTGTCTATGACCACCGCATCCTCCGCAGGTCTGAAGGGATAGAGGGGTCTGTTTGCGTCCCTTTCGTCCCTCTCTACCACAGCCCTCAGGATTTCTTCGTAGCTCACATCCTGCCCCTGAGCTCTGAGTTGCTCGTATCTTCTTCTTGCCCTCTCTTCTGCAGAGGCAGTAAGAAAGACTTTCAGGTCTGCGTCTGGAAAGATATGCGTGCCAGCGTCTCTGCCCTCTGCCACCACCTGACCTCTGCCCACCAGAGACCTGAAGAACATGTTTATCCTCTCCCTGAAGGCTGGCAGTGCACCGATTCTGGACGCCATGTTTCCCACTTCTTCTGATACCAGCATACCCCCTATGTCTTCCCCCCTGTAGTGGACCTTTGTCTCGCCCGGGAGGAGCTCCACGCTGACAGGCTCTTCAAATACTTCCAGAGCCCTCTCTGGTTCAATTCCCCTCATCAGGCATACATAGGCAAAGGCTCTGTAAACTAGCCCTGTGTTCAGGTATGGAATTCCGAGCCTTCTGGATACCTCCCTTGCCGCCGTGCTTTTACCACTACCTGCAGGTCCATCTATGGCTATTTTCATCAGAAGTAGCTTCTGCCACCCGATGCAATGCCCTTCAGCTTCAACTCCAGGTCTGCCGGCCTGCTGGCGTACATCAGGGCTGTAGTATAGTCAATGAGACCATTTCTGTACAATTCCTCAAGATGCTGGTCAAATAGCTGTGTTCCATAAACGGACCTCCCTTTTTCAATGAGAAGGGGTATATCGTCAAACTTGGCGGGGTCTACTATGGCCTCCTTTATGGCTGCAGTGTTTATCAGCACCTCAACTGCAGGAATAACTCCCGTTCCGTCTGCTTTTGGAAGTAGTCTCTGAGAGAATATGGCAATGAGCGTTTCAGCGAGCTGTATTCTTATCTGTTCTCTTACCTCAAGGTTGAACATGCTTATTAGCCTGTTTATGGTCTCCTTTGCATCTAGGGTATGAAGGGTGGACATTACCAGGTGTCCTGTCTCTGCAGCCTGCAGGGCTATGACTGCTGTTTCCGGGTCCCTTATCTCACCAACCATGATTACATCCGGGTCTTCTCTTAATGCAGACCTCAGCCCCTTAGCAAAGGAGGAGGTATCAATACCCACCTCACGCTGAACTATAAAGGCTTCGTTATCCCTGAAAAGGTATTCTATGGGGTCTTCTATAGTAACAATGACGCAGTCTCTTGTGGAATTTATGATGTTTATGAGCGAAGCCAGTGTCGTGGACTTGCCAGAACCAGTGGGTCCTGTCACAAGTACAAGACCCTTGGTGTTTTCAAGGATGACCTTTTTCATAACCTCGGGAAGGTTAAGGCTTTCAAAGGATGGTATGTTAAAGGGTATTACTCTGAAGGCAAGACCTGTTGTTGTCCTCTGCTTGTATACGTTAACACGGAAACGGGCCACACCCGGCAGTGAATAAGATGTGTCCGCTTCTCCAAACTCCTCAAACTCCGCCACCTTCCTACGATTTTTCTCAAGCACCTCCCGGACTATCATCTCCATTGTTCTTTCTTCTATAG
This window of the Aquificaceae bacterium genome carries:
- a CDS encoding UDP-N-acetylmuramoyl-L-alanyl-D-glutamate--2,6-diaminopimelate ligase gives rise to the protein MNLKELLSESKGITSNSKEVKPGYIFVAIKGTQADGHHFVEEALQRGALWVLVERDVDLSDPRILKVKDTRRALAELAGLFYGKPSEELRVIGITGTNGKTTSTHVVESILSRAGIKTGLMGTIYYRLGERIYEYEGRTTPDPVKWHSTLRAMKEDGAQAVVCEVSSHALDQKRVWGTRFYMVAFTNLSQDHLDYHHTMENYFLAKARLFTEYEYEHALINADDPWGKRLTTMAKNVKTYGRDGDLKILDFSTDFEGSRLRVECEGRQYHFSSNLRGSFQAYNLSLGVLLGFLWGLSAEVIQEGIREVYVPGRFETYMGDGFVVVVDYAHTPDALGKLLKTARGLAKNRLIVVFGAGGNRDRSKRPIMGKVAESLSDLVVLTSDNPRFEEPTAIIEDILSGIEDRTKVFVEPDRKKAIELAIGMAKEGDVVVIAGKGHEDYQEIKGVKYPFKDSEVVKEVLGVRL
- a CDS encoding 3-dehydroquinate synthase II, producing the protein MKDFWYWAEEFDKKLITTALESGAGVILLSDPSRVQEVKALGRVQVASAEGADLIEGRDYAYVLIRGKEDEERAAKFPPHMKVIVETTDWTIIPLENLIAQREELYAVVKNEEEARLAVKVLEKGVKGIVLKTKDINTIKRVGKVLEEEEERLPMVVVRITRILPLGLGDRVCVDTTSMLSRGEGMLVGNSSAGMFLVHAETEENPYVASRPFRVNAGAVHMYIRVPENRTKYLCELSAGDPVMVYDYTGRGRLVYVGRAKVERRPMLLVEGKFENKKVSAVLQNAETIRLTRPDGTPLSVAELKEGDEVLGYIEEAGRHFGMKVEETITEK
- the cmk gene encoding (d)CMP kinase; this translates as MKIAIDGPAGSGKSTAAREVSRRLGIPYLNTGLVYRAFAYVCLMRGIEPERALEVFEEPVSVELLPGETKVHYRGEDIGGMLVSEEVGNMASRIGALPAFRERINMFFRSLVGRGQVVAEGRDAGTHIFPDADLKVFLTASAEERARRRYEQLRAQGQDVSYEEILRAVVERDERDANRPLYPFRPAEDAVVIDTTGLSPQEVVEKIMELLSSTAHGCQKE
- a CDS encoding PilT/PilU family type 4a pilus ATPase, with product MLQLILKKAIELGASDVHLKTGSVPVLRVKKRLIKLSDFPAIEERTMEMIVREVLEKNRRKVAEFEEFGEADTSYSLPGVARFRVNVYKQRTTTGLAFRVIPFNIPSFESLNLPEVMKKVILENTKGLVLVTGPTGSGKSTTLASLINIINSTRDCVIVTIEDPIEYLFRDNEAFIVQREVGIDTSSFAKGLRSALREDPDVIMVGEIRDPETAVIALQAAETGHLVMSTLHTLDAKETINRLISMFNLEVREQIRIQLAETLIAIFSQRLLPKADGTGVIPAVEVLINTAAIKEAIVDPAKFDDIPLLIEKGRSVYGTQLFDQHLEELYRNGLIDYTTALMYASRPADLELKLKGIASGGRSYF